One segment of Triticum aestivum cultivar Chinese Spring chromosome 2A, IWGSC CS RefSeq v2.1, whole genome shotgun sequence DNA contains the following:
- the LOC123189205 gene encoding DEAD-box ATP-dependent RNA helicase 9 — translation MADEYGRSGYGRSGAGDDYDNKTSNEGYNRREGGYNKSGADDYEHERSSGRGGYNKSTGDDEYSGAGYKKSGGDDYDTGYNKQSSNEDYGRNKPGSDDYDRSAGGYKKSGGDDDEYSGGGYKKSGGDDEYSGGGYKKSGADDEYSGGGYKKSGGDDTEHGSSRDETEKYRKEEKEHKHKEHLGEIGTLASGAFAMYEKHQVKKDPENAHRHKIEEEVAAVAAVGSGGYAFHEHHEKKEYKESAEDGEDEESGRGEGKKKHHFFG, via the exons ATGGCTGACGAGTACGGCCGCAGCGGCTACGGCAGGTCCGGTGCCGGCGACGACTACGACAACAAGACCAGCAACGAGGGCTACAACCGCCGCGAAGGTGGCTACAACAAGTCCGGCGCCGACGACTACGAGCACGAGCGCAGCAGCGGCCGCGGCGgctacaacaagtccaccggcgaCGACGAGTACAGCGGCGCCGGGTACAAGAAGTCCGGAGGCGACGACTACGACACCGGTTACAACAAGCAGTCGAGCAACGAGGACTACGGCCGCAACAAGCCCGGCAGTGACGACTACGACCGCAGCGCCGGCGGGTACAAGAAGTCCGGCGGAGACGACGACGAGTACAGCGGTGGCGGGTACAAGAAGTCGGGTGGCGACGACGAGTACAGCGGTGGCGGGTACAAGAAGTCGGGTGCCGACGACGAGTACAGCGGCGGCGGGTACAAGAAGTCCGGCGGCGACGACACGGAGCACGGGTCGTCCAGGGACGAGACCGAGAAGTacaggaaggaggagaaggagcacAAGCACAAGGAGCACCTCGGCGAGATAGGCACCCTCGCCTCCGGCGCCTTCGCCATG TACGAGAAGCACCAGGTGAAGAAGGACCCGGAGAACGCGCACCGTCACAAGatcgaggaggaggtggccgcggtGGCGGCTGTGGGCAGCGGCGGGTACGCGTTCCACGAGCACCACGAGAAGAAGGAGTACAAGGAGTCGGCGGAGGACGGCGAGGACGAGGAATCCGGCCGCGGCGAGGGGAAGAAGAAGCACCACTTCTTCGGCTAA